From the genome of Thermoflexus hugenholtzii, one region includes:
- a CDS encoding helix-turn-helix domain-containing protein, whose protein sequence is MRGVPLRELVETTLPPGTRVLGGRDGLDREVTWATLLRTLPARTAIQRGDLLLFSVDLLFMREPPLSFPALLEVALEREAAGLAVVGPAPEDWGPLADEAGLPLLALPEGISLADLANQIARFITARREALYEIERELQRRFQQAALTGEGLPAILRTLEEATGKPVWLEDAQGSPWPDLPGPPEPPPGQMERRAWLRRLPLREEGGEPPVALFGPDAAGRICLAGAVLLERRPVGAVCLLGTTGRITERDRLAVAQAAAACALVLIRERSLWSAEARVRGEFLAQVLRGELPEAEARRRARILNEPIEEPMAVAVFRAPEAEGDTERLAEAIRRLTARFPRCRVQPMAEGIAFVFPPPGGEADPETVVEGLRAELVRALGLSRLAAGVGGVYAGPAGLARSFREAVQSVQMVEALLGGNRTLAYARLDVYRILYPLRESELLEEFYEQVLGPLERYDREHHAELIPTLEAFFACDGNLQRTAERLFLHRNSLAYRLRRIQEITGMDLRRWEDCFRLQLALKIRPMLRRSHAQPGGGSEPRA, encoded by the coding sequence ATGCGTGGGGTTCCGTTACGGGAGCTGGTGGAGACCACCCTGCCGCCGGGGACGCGGGTGCTCGGCGGCAGGGACGGGCTGGACCGCGAGGTGACGTGGGCCACCTTGCTCCGCACCCTCCCCGCGCGGACGGCGATCCAGCGCGGGGACCTCCTCCTCTTCTCGGTCGACCTGCTCTTCATGCGGGAACCCCCCCTCTCGTTCCCCGCCCTCCTGGAGGTGGCCCTGGAGCGGGAGGCAGCTGGACTGGCGGTGGTCGGGCCGGCCCCGGAGGACTGGGGCCCGCTGGCCGATGAGGCCGGCCTTCCGCTCCTGGCGTTGCCGGAGGGGATCAGCCTGGCGGATCTGGCCAATCAGATCGCCCGCTTCATCACGGCCCGCCGGGAGGCCCTCTATGAGATCGAACGGGAGCTCCAGCGCCGGTTTCAGCAGGCGGCCCTGACCGGCGAGGGTCTCCCGGCCATCCTGCGGACGCTGGAGGAGGCGACGGGGAAGCCTGTATGGCTGGAGGACGCCCAGGGGAGCCCCTGGCCGGATCTCCCCGGACCTCCGGAACCTCCACCGGGCCAGATGGAGCGTCGGGCCTGGTTGCGGCGCCTGCCCCTGCGGGAGGAAGGGGGGGAGCCTCCGGTGGCCCTGTTCGGCCCGGACGCCGCGGGGCGGATCTGCCTGGCCGGGGCGGTGCTCCTGGAGCGGCGGCCGGTCGGGGCGGTTTGTCTGCTTGGGACCACCGGGAGGATCACCGAGCGGGACCGCTTGGCGGTGGCCCAGGCGGCCGCGGCCTGCGCTTTGGTGCTGATCCGGGAGCGCTCGCTGTGGTCGGCGGAGGCCCGGGTCCGGGGGGAGTTCCTGGCCCAGGTGTTGCGCGGGGAGCTCCCGGAGGCGGAGGCCCGCCGTCGGGCTCGCATCCTCAACGAGCCCATCGAGGAGCCCATGGCGGTGGCGGTGTTCCGGGCGCCGGAGGCGGAAGGGGACACGGAGCGCCTCGCCGAGGCCATCCGCCGCCTCACCGCCCGCTTTCCCCGCTGTCGGGTCCAGCCGATGGCCGAGGGGATCGCCTTCGTGTTCCCGCCTCCGGGCGGGGAGGCGGATCCGGAGACGGTGGTGGAGGGCCTGCGGGCAGAGCTGGTCCGCGCCCTGGGCCTCTCGCGCCTGGCGGCCGGGGTGGGCGGGGTCTACGCCGGCCCCGCCGGCCTGGCCCGTTCCTTCCGCGAGGCGGTCCAGTCCGTGCAGATGGTGGAGGCTCTGCTGGGAGGGAACCGCACCCTGGCCTACGCGCGGCTTGACGTCTACCGTATCCTTTACCCCCTGCGGGAGAGCGAGCTCCTGGAGGAGTTCTACGAGCAGGTCCTCGGCCCTCTGGAGCGATATGACCGGGAGCATCACGCCGAGCTGATCCCCACTTTGGAGGCCTTCTTCGCCTGCGATGGGAACCTGCAGCGCACGGCCGAGCGCCTGTTCCTGCACCGCAACTCCCTGGCCTATCGGCTCCGGCGGATCCAGGAGATCACCGGGATGGATTTGCGACGCTGGGAGGATTGTTTCCGGCTGCAGCTGGCCCTCAAAATCCGACCCATGTTGAGGAGGTCCCATGCACAGCCCGGCGGTGGATCCGAACCGCGTGCTTGA
- a CDS encoding flotillin family protein gives MMLAIGMLALAVLAGLIALWAWRYTKAGPNEVLIISGRKRKVVDPDGRKRVVGYRLVRGGAFVWPILERVQRLSLELLTIEIQTADAYTTQGVRMVVDAVAQVKVKGDEASIALAAEQFLSKSKDDIRRVALQVIEGHLRAVLGTMSVEDLYLRRAEFARQVREAARQDLERMGLDILSLTVRHIADEQGYLEAIGRPRIAQVRQQAAVAEAEADRVARIARLEADRAVEEARRELEARRAEADMAYELHRHRVAQAVKREEMAVRRVEKELAIEIEEKEIERKRRELAATVELPAEAEKQRILALADAERYRLEAEAAGQAEGIRATGRAEAEAMRAKAAAWREYNEAAMAQMVVDILPALAKALAEPLSRAERIILIGDGHGGISRFTGDLAQAMAQLPALVEALTGVRLTSRLPQGLSQQAVERSD, from the coding sequence ATGATGCTGGCGATCGGGATGCTGGCTCTGGCGGTGTTGGCCGGGCTGATCGCCCTCTGGGCGTGGCGTTACACCAAGGCCGGTCCCAACGAGGTGCTGATCATCTCCGGCCGCAAGCGCAAGGTGGTCGATCCCGATGGACGCAAGCGGGTGGTGGGCTACCGGCTGGTGCGCGGCGGCGCCTTCGTCTGGCCCATCCTGGAGCGGGTGCAGCGGCTCTCCCTGGAGCTGCTCACCATCGAGATCCAGACCGCGGATGCCTACACCACGCAGGGTGTGCGCATGGTGGTGGACGCCGTCGCCCAGGTGAAGGTGAAAGGCGACGAGGCCTCCATCGCCCTGGCCGCGGAGCAGTTTCTCTCCAAGTCTAAGGACGACATCCGGCGGGTGGCCCTGCAGGTGATCGAAGGGCATCTGCGGGCAGTGCTGGGGACGATGAGCGTGGAAGACCTCTACCTGCGCCGGGCGGAGTTCGCCCGCCAGGTCCGCGAGGCGGCCCGGCAGGATCTGGAACGCATGGGCCTGGACATCCTCTCCCTCACCGTGCGGCACATCGCCGACGAGCAGGGCTATCTGGAGGCCATCGGCCGGCCGCGGATCGCCCAGGTGCGTCAGCAGGCGGCCGTCGCCGAGGCCGAGGCCGACCGGGTGGCCCGCATCGCCCGCCTGGAGGCCGACCGCGCGGTGGAGGAGGCTCGCCGGGAGCTGGAGGCCCGGCGCGCGGAAGCGGACATGGCTTACGAGCTGCATCGGCACCGCGTCGCCCAGGCCGTCAAGCGGGAGGAGATGGCGGTCCGCCGGGTGGAGAAGGAGCTGGCCATTGAGATCGAGGAGAAGGAGATCGAGCGCAAGCGGCGGGAGCTCGCGGCGACGGTCGAGCTGCCGGCGGAGGCGGAGAAGCAACGCATCCTGGCCCTGGCGGATGCGGAGCGTTACCGGCTGGAGGCCGAGGCGGCGGGTCAGGCGGAGGGCATCCGGGCCACCGGCCGGGCGGAGGCGGAGGCCATGCGGGCCAAGGCCGCGGCGTGGCGGGAATACAACGAGGCGGCCATGGCCCAGATGGTGGTGGACATTCTGCCGGCGCTGGCGAAGGCCCTGGCGGAGCCCTTGTCGCGGGCGGAGCGGATCATCCTCATCGGGGATGGGCATGGAGGGATCAGCCGCTTCACCGGGGACCTTGCCCAGGCGATGGCTCAGCTCCCCGCCTTGGTGGAAGCCCTCACAGGCGTGCGCCTGACCTCCCGCTTGCCGCAAGGTCTCTCCCAACAGGCCGTCGAACGTTCCGATTGA
- a CDS encoding glutamine synthetase family protein — protein MHSPAVDPNRVLEEARQAGVRFVILRFTDILGAPKGVTIPLEDLPEAIETGKWFDGSAIEGFARVAESDLYLKPDLNTFTVLPWTRGQGTTAHVICWVVNRRGERFAGDPRAVLARVMERAARMGYTYVVSPELEFYLFRAEGERFAPAPHDEIGYFDLATDLAYRVRCEMVETLRALGIPAGPGHHEISPGQHEIDFQPADALRMADYLVTARLVIKHIAQAHGLHATFMPKPLEGRAGSGMHTHQSLLRLEDGGNAFADPEDDYGLSPLAKAFLAGQIAHARGMCAVLCPLVNSYKRLLGGFEAPPYVSWARINRSALIRIPAIKPGRYQSTRIELRSVDPACNPYLAFAAMLAAGLDGIERRLPLPPPVEEELFPMEAAELEARGIQRLPATLGEALEALEADEVIQEALGPLAAERFLEAKRLEWEAYCRHVSPWEIERYFHVY, from the coding sequence ATGCACAGCCCGGCGGTGGATCCGAACCGCGTGCTTGAGGAAGCCCGCCAGGCGGGTGTCCGCTTCGTCATCCTGCGCTTCACGGACATCCTGGGGGCCCCTAAGGGGGTGACCATCCCCCTGGAGGATCTCCCGGAGGCCATCGAGACCGGGAAGTGGTTCGATGGATCAGCCATCGAGGGGTTCGCCCGCGTGGCGGAGTCGGATCTCTATCTCAAGCCCGATCTCAACACGTTCACCGTCCTGCCGTGGACCCGGGGGCAGGGGACGACGGCCCACGTGATCTGCTGGGTGGTGAACCGGCGCGGGGAGCGCTTCGCCGGGGATCCCCGGGCGGTGCTGGCCCGGGTGATGGAGCGGGCGGCCCGCATGGGCTACACCTACGTGGTGAGCCCGGAGCTGGAGTTCTACCTCTTCCGCGCCGAAGGGGAGCGGTTCGCCCCGGCCCCCCACGACGAGATCGGCTACTTCGATCTGGCCACGGATCTGGCTTATCGGGTTCGCTGCGAGATGGTGGAGACCCTGCGGGCGCTGGGTATCCCGGCCGGGCCGGGCCATCACGAGATCTCCCCTGGCCAGCATGAGATCGACTTCCAGCCGGCGGACGCCCTGCGCATGGCCGATTACCTTGTCACCGCCCGGCTGGTCATCAAGCACATCGCTCAGGCCCATGGCCTCCATGCCACCTTCATGCCCAAGCCCCTGGAGGGGCGGGCGGGATCCGGGATGCACACCCATCAGAGCCTGCTCCGCCTGGAGGACGGGGGGAACGCCTTCGCGGATCCGGAGGACGATTACGGCCTTTCGCCCCTGGCCAAGGCCTTCCTGGCGGGGCAGATCGCCCACGCTCGGGGGATGTGCGCGGTGCTCTGCCCGCTGGTCAACTCCTACAAGCGGCTGCTGGGCGGCTTTGAGGCGCCGCCTTACGTCAGTTGGGCCCGCATCAACCGCTCCGCCCTCATCCGCATCCCGGCCATCAAGCCCGGGCGCTATCAATCCACCCGCATCGAGCTGCGGAGCGTCGATCCGGCCTGCAACCCTTACCTGGCTTTCGCGGCCATGCTGGCGGCCGGGCTGGATGGCATCGAGCGGCGGCTGCCGCTTCCGCCGCCGGTGGAGGAGGAGCTGTTCCCGATGGAGGCGGCGGAGCTGGAGGCGCGGGGGATCCAGCGCCTGCCGGCCACCCTGGGGGAGGCCCTGGAGGCCCTGGAGGCCGACGAGGTGATCCAGGAGGCCCTGGGCCCGCTGGCGGCGGAGCGCTTCCTCGAAGCCAAGCGGCTGGAATGGGAAGCCTACTGCCGCCACGTCAGCCCCTGGGAGATCGAGCGGTATTTCCACGTGTATTGA
- a CDS encoding ammonium transporter has protein sequence MYRRCRRIAIALIAAILIGAVMSSPALAQGSGPESEAVEAAKEELGRAINFAWTLIAAFLVFFMQAGFAMVEAGFSRAKNVVAVLTKNFMDALIGGLAFWAFGFALMFGGSGLAPGLERGTPLIGLSGFFLAGSAYQDQTAMLWFFQMVFAATAATIVSGAMAERTRTTAYLAYSFLISALIYPIYGHWVWGGGWLGNLSAYLPFLGEGVGARDFAGSGVVHAVGGFVALVGAAMVGPRLGRFNRDGTPNVIPGHSLTLVTLGTFILFFGWFGFNPGSTLAATDLRIAMIAVNTFLAGAAGAVVAIYFAFFRTGKLDLALACNGALAGLVGITAPCAYVAPWAAVLIGGIAALVMIGASAFVERVLRVDDVVGASAVHGFAGLWGLLTVGIFADGTYGGVRGLIVGEWAQLVAQLVSILTVTAWSLGTGFLVFWLIRSTIGLRVSPEEERIGLDLTEHGAEAYPSGRRLPVEAM, from the coding sequence ATGTATCGGCGGTGTCGACGGATCGCCATCGCATTGATCGCGGCCATCCTGATCGGAGCCGTGATGTCCTCTCCGGCGCTGGCGCAGGGGTCCGGCCCGGAGAGCGAGGCGGTGGAGGCGGCGAAGGAGGAGCTGGGCCGTGCGATCAACTTCGCCTGGACGCTGATCGCCGCTTTCCTGGTGTTCTTCATGCAGGCCGGGTTTGCGATGGTGGAAGCGGGGTTCTCCCGCGCGAAAAACGTCGTCGCGGTTCTGACTAAAAACTTCATGGATGCTTTGATCGGAGGGCTGGCGTTCTGGGCCTTCGGGTTCGCGCTGATGTTCGGAGGGTCGGGCCTGGCCCCCGGTCTGGAGCGCGGCACGCCGCTCATCGGCCTCTCCGGCTTCTTCCTCGCCGGATCCGCTTACCAGGATCAGACGGCCATGCTCTGGTTCTTCCAGATGGTCTTCGCTGCCACAGCGGCCACCATCGTCTCCGGCGCCATGGCGGAGCGGACCCGCACCACGGCCTACCTGGCCTACAGCTTCCTCATTTCCGCGCTGATCTATCCCATCTACGGCCACTGGGTATGGGGCGGGGGCTGGTTGGGAAACCTCTCCGCTTACCTGCCGTTCCTGGGGGAAGGGGTCGGGGCGCGGGATTTCGCTGGATCCGGGGTGGTGCATGCGGTGGGCGGGTTCGTGGCCCTGGTGGGAGCGGCCATGGTGGGCCCCCGCCTGGGCCGCTTCAATCGCGACGGCACGCCCAACGTGATCCCGGGGCACAGCCTGACCCTGGTGACCCTGGGCACCTTCATCCTGTTCTTCGGCTGGTTCGGATTCAATCCTGGCTCCACCCTGGCGGCGACGGATCTTCGGATCGCCATGATCGCGGTCAACACCTTCCTGGCCGGGGCCGCCGGGGCGGTGGTGGCGATTTACTTCGCTTTCTTCCGCACCGGCAAGCTGGACCTCGCCCTGGCGTGCAACGGGGCCCTCGCCGGCCTGGTGGGGATCACCGCCCCGTGCGCCTACGTGGCTCCATGGGCGGCGGTGCTCATCGGGGGGATCGCGGCCCTGGTGATGATCGGCGCCTCCGCCTTCGTCGAGCGCGTCCTCCGCGTGGATGACGTGGTCGGAGCTTCGGCGGTACACGGGTTCGCTGGCCTGTGGGGCCTGCTAACTGTCGGGATCTTCGCCGATGGGACCTATGGAGGGGTCCGGGGTCTGATCGTAGGGGAATGGGCGCAGCTGGTCGCCCAGCTCGTCAGCATCCTCACGGTGACCGCGTGGTCCCTGGGAACGGGCTTCCTGGTCTTCTGGCTGATCCGTTCGACCATCGGGTTGCGGGTGAGCCCGGAGGAGGAGCGCATCGGCCTGGATCTCACCGAGCACGGGGCCGAGGCCTACCCCTCCGGCCGCCGGCTTCCCGTTGAAGCGATGTGA
- a CDS encoding cation:proton antiporter: MRELSVLPGLALILLSARLGGELCARLGLPPVFGELLAGFLLGPAGLGWLHPGEELRAAALLGVLLLMFLTGLETDPQDLRETGRGALMAALGGVLLPFISALALGLLAGLPWHEGLFLGAALTATSVGLSVRTLRDLGCAQSRVGMTILGAAVMDDILAMGLLAIVTGLVGLGQPLPSLLRMVGFLVFSFGIGRWLLPPIARWIARRYPNEGGLALVVALVMGMSWAAAAWGGVAAITGAYLTGLWIARTPLREHIPQGVQALGYGLMIPIFFVAVGLEAQPPDRGMLSLFGMALFLLAVLSKWLGSGFGAWLGGLTPREAIQTGAGMVSRGEVALVIATLGRQIGILGPGLYTDILLMTMLTTVLTPLLLRLTFLKRPWPFSLRIRNPWAPASHGMGEDAVRLQASRR, translated from the coding sequence ATGAGGGAACTCTCGGTGCTGCCCGGGCTGGCGCTCATCCTCCTCAGCGCCCGATTGGGGGGAGAGCTTTGCGCCCGCCTGGGATTGCCGCCGGTGTTCGGGGAGCTCCTGGCGGGGTTCCTCCTGGGCCCAGCCGGCCTGGGCTGGCTTCATCCCGGGGAGGAGCTCCGGGCAGCGGCCCTCCTCGGCGTGTTGCTCCTCATGTTCCTGACCGGTCTGGAGACGGATCCTCAGGATCTCCGGGAGACGGGGCGAGGGGCGCTGATGGCGGCCCTGGGCGGTGTGCTCTTGCCCTTCATCAGCGCTCTGGCCCTGGGGCTCCTCGCGGGGCTCCCCTGGCATGAAGGGCTCTTCCTCGGGGCCGCCCTCACGGCCACCAGCGTGGGCCTCTCCGTGCGGACCCTTCGCGATCTCGGGTGCGCGCAGAGCCGGGTGGGGATGACGATCCTGGGTGCCGCCGTCATGGATGACATCCTGGCGATGGGGCTGCTGGCCATCGTGACGGGGCTGGTCGGGCTGGGACAACCCCTGCCCTCGCTATTGCGGATGGTCGGTTTCCTGGTCTTCTCCTTCGGGATCGGCCGCTGGCTTCTCCCCCCGATCGCCCGCTGGATCGCCCGGCGTTATCCGAACGAAGGAGGGCTGGCCCTGGTGGTGGCGCTGGTCATGGGGATGAGCTGGGCCGCGGCGGCATGGGGTGGGGTGGCGGCGATCACCGGCGCTTACCTGACCGGACTGTGGATCGCCCGCACGCCCCTGCGGGAACACATCCCCCAGGGGGTCCAGGCTCTCGGATACGGCCTGATGATCCCCATCTTCTTTGTGGCCGTGGGCCTGGAAGCCCAACCTCCGGACCGGGGGATGCTGTCCCTCTTTGGGATGGCGCTGTTCCTTCTGGCGGTGCTGAGCAAGTGGCTGGGCAGCGGGTTCGGCGCATGGCTGGGCGGGCTGACGCCTCGGGAGGCGATCCAGACAGGCGCCGGGATGGTCTCCCGAGGGGAGGTGGCCCTGGTGATCGCAACGCTGGGCCGTCAGATAGGGATCCTGGGGCCGGGGCTTTATACGGATATCCTCCTGATGACGATGCTGACCACCGTGCTGACGCCTCTTCTGCTCCGTCTGACCTTCCTGAAGAGGCCCTGGCCTTTCTCGCTCCGGATTCGGAACCCCTGGGCCCCGGCGTCCCATGGGATGGGGGAGGACGCTGTTCGTCTGCAAGCATCCCGGCGTTGA
- a CDS encoding sigma-54-dependent Fis family transcriptional regulator → MQPWAYPVDLPRIRSWWQRFVERRELNPALDPLVAASWARCAPRMNPHAPPALPCLDEGTLERVRLTLFDLIATARPLMEDLHQFTEGSGLAIALFDPAACVLDVLGDPGIVRAAEAVGLRPGVYWSEGHVGTNAFALALLERTPAQVVGAEHFVALYHDWVTTAAPVYGLDGQPLGAIGVMAPAERAQPDTLGMVMAAARAIENQIQAAANLQESHQHLAELQAILEAIDQVVMVLNTRGEIVRLNRTAARVLGLDPSGILGRPLSSHIQLPPALQNALMDPQVHLETEATLLIDGAPLEGWLTLHAVAEGRHHLGCVLTFRRSEQIHRMVVRLVGAQALMTLADIPGRSRAIQQVRQQARAAARTSLPVLLHGEPGTGKGVLARAIHNASTRASGPFIAVSCRAIPRELLAMELLGVEGGTFRNGPSEGRPGKFELAHGGTLYLDEIEALPLELQAAIRRILETGEVMRLGGLRPIPVDVRLIASSSAPLEQLVAEGHFRADLYHLLASMAIHIPPLRERPEDIPLIAEAVFRRLRRGSGRTYRLTEAALQQMKAYSWPGNVRELEHVLERAAALSEDGWIDVIHLPERIVGGTDPERPPDSVRPVEELEREAILRAAIRYRGRVGAMAAALGLSRTTLWRRLKRYGIDPAAFRDRKEKIQRSPVHP, encoded by the coding sequence ATGCAACCCTGGGCGTATCCGGTGGACCTCCCTCGGATCCGATCCTGGTGGCAACGGTTCGTGGAGCGCCGGGAGCTGAACCCGGCCCTGGACCCGCTGGTGGCGGCCTCGTGGGCGCGATGCGCCCCTCGCATGAACCCCCACGCCCCCCCAGCCCTCCCCTGTCTGGATGAGGGAACCCTGGAGCGGGTGCGGCTCACCCTTTTCGATCTGATCGCCACCGCCCGACCGCTGATGGAGGACCTCCATCAGTTCACCGAGGGCTCGGGGCTGGCCATCGCCCTCTTCGACCCCGCCGCATGCGTGCTGGACGTCCTGGGGGACCCGGGGATCGTCCGTGCGGCGGAGGCGGTGGGGCTACGGCCCGGGGTTTACTGGAGCGAGGGCCACGTGGGCACCAACGCCTTCGCCCTCGCTCTCCTGGAGCGCACCCCTGCACAGGTCGTCGGAGCCGAACACTTCGTTGCCCTCTACCACGACTGGGTGACCACGGCCGCTCCTGTTTACGGCCTGGACGGTCAGCCCCTGGGGGCGATCGGCGTGATGGCGCCGGCGGAACGCGCCCAGCCGGACACGCTGGGGATGGTGATGGCCGCCGCCCGGGCCATCGAAAACCAGATCCAGGCCGCGGCGAACCTTCAGGAGAGCCATCAGCATCTCGCCGAGCTCCAGGCCATCCTGGAAGCCATCGATCAGGTGGTGATGGTCCTGAACACCCGGGGGGAGATCGTCCGCCTCAACCGCACGGCGGCCCGCGTGCTGGGCCTGGATCCCTCCGGGATCCTGGGACGCCCGCTGAGCAGCCACATCCAGCTCCCCCCTGCCCTCCAGAACGCCCTCATGGACCCCCAGGTCCACCTGGAGACCGAGGCCACGCTGCTCATCGATGGGGCACCCCTGGAAGGCTGGCTGACCCTCCACGCCGTTGCGGAAGGCCGGCATCATCTGGGGTGTGTGCTCACCTTCCGCCGGAGCGAGCAGATCCACCGCATGGTCGTCCGACTGGTGGGGGCGCAGGCGCTGATGACCCTGGCCGACATCCCCGGCCGTTCCCGGGCCATCCAGCAGGTCCGCCAGCAAGCGCGGGCGGCCGCGCGCACCAGCCTCCCGGTCCTCCTGCACGGGGAGCCGGGGACCGGCAAGGGGGTGCTCGCCCGAGCCATCCACAACGCCAGCACCCGGGCCAGCGGGCCTTTCATCGCCGTCTCATGTCGGGCCATCCCGCGGGAGCTGCTGGCGATGGAACTGCTGGGCGTGGAGGGCGGGACTTTTCGGAACGGGCCGTCGGAGGGACGGCCGGGGAAGTTCGAGCTGGCCCACGGCGGAACCCTCTATCTGGACGAGATCGAGGCGCTGCCGCTGGAGCTGCAGGCCGCCATCCGGCGCATCCTGGAGACGGGGGAGGTGATGCGCTTGGGCGGCCTGCGCCCCATCCCGGTGGACGTGCGTCTGATCGCCTCCTCTTCGGCTCCCCTGGAGCAGCTGGTGGCGGAAGGGCACTTCCGGGCCGATCTCTATCACCTCCTCGCCAGCATGGCCATTCACATCCCGCCCCTGCGGGAGCGGCCGGAGGACATCCCGCTCATCGCGGAGGCGGTGTTCCGCCGCCTGCGCCGCGGATCCGGGCGAACGTATCGGCTCACCGAAGCCGCCCTGCAACAGATGAAAGCCTACTCGTGGCCGGGGAACGTGCGGGAGCTGGAGCACGTCCTGGAGCGGGCTGCGGCGTTGAGCGAGGACGGATGGATCGACGTCATCCACCTCCCGGAGCGGATCGTGGGCGGAACGGACCCGGAGCGCCCGCCGGATTCCGTCCGGCCGGTGGAGGAGCTGGAGCGGGAGGCCATCCTGCGGGCTGCGATCCGGTATCGAGGACGGGTGGGGGCGATGGCGGCCGCCCTGGGCCTCAGCCGCACCACCCTGTGGCGCCGCCTGAAGCGCTACGGCATCGACCCGGCCGCTTTCCGGGACCGCAAGGAGAAGATCCAGCGCTCCCCCGTCCACCCGTAA